GAATCATTTTTATTCCTAAATTAGAAAAAAAGCTATCTCTCTTCTTCATAATATATTTTTTATATAAAATACTTCACCATTCACTTCTTCTTTATACACCATTCTAGTATTTTTATGATTTTGAACATATTCCCCTAAACTTTCTATATTTTCTGACAAGTACTTATCAAAATCCCCCACTCCATTTTTTCCCCTTTATTTTTTATATACTTTAGCTTAACTTCATCTTTATCTTTACGATTACCAAATCCATACTCACACTTATAATTTGATTTACAAATTTCTTTTTTCTCTTTCTATAGTAATTCTCATTTACACTTCCATCTTTTGGAGAAGCTGATTTGTGATACATATGAATTGGGTATCTTTCAAACTTAAAAGAATAAGTTTCTCCTCCATATTTAAAAAATCTATTCCCAAAATCATCATCTTCATGTCCCCAACCTATGTAATTTTCATCAAATCCATTTATTGCTACATAATCTTCTCTATATAAAGAAAAAATGAGGCCTACTATCTTAGCTCCTCTTGTTCTTAATTTTAATTTATATAAAACATTGTATAGTTTTTCCTTTTTTACTATTCCATCTTGTTCTATTTTTTTCTCTTCTGATATTATTTTATAAATTTTTTCATAATCATATTTTTCATTTATTATTTTTTGAATTCTTTGTTTTTCCTCATCTGAACTTCCCAACGCTTCTGAAAAAACTATTCTTTTTTTCTTTCTTGATTCATATATTTTTTTGATAAAGTCTTTATCAAAGATAACATCTTGATCTAAAAAAATAAGGTATTCATTTTCAGCTGCTCTCGCTCCATTATTTCTTGAAGCTGCTAGTCTAAATCCTATATCCTGTTGATAGACATATTTTATTTTAAATTTACATTCCTGTAGTAAATCTTTTATATATTCATAAACATCTTCACTTGATCCATCATCAGCAAAAATCAGTTCATCTATCTGCTTTGTTTGCTGTTGAAGAGCTAAAATCATATTTCTTGCATATTCTAAGCGATTATATAAAGTTACTATAAGGCTTATTTT
Above is a window of Fusobacterium varium DNA encoding:
- the kfoC_2 gene encoding Chondroitin polymerase; translated protein: MEEKISLIVTLYNRLEYARNMILALQQQTKQIDELIFADDGSSEDVYEYIKDLLQECKFKIKYVYQQDIGFRLAASRNNGARAAENEYLIFLDQDVIFDKDFIKKIYESRKKKRIVFSEALGSSDEEKQRIQKIINEKYDYEKIYKIISEEKKIEQDGIVKKEKLYNVLYKLKLRTRGAKIVGLIFSLYREDYVAINGFDENYIGWGHEDDDFGNRFFKYGGETYSFKFERYPIHMYHKSASPKDGSVNENYYRKRKKKFVNQIISVSMDLVIVKIKMKLS